The Candidatus Neomarinimicrobiota bacterium genome contains the following window.
CATCTGTTACGTCTCGATGATAAGCAGGGAGATCAGGTAAATATCTCACATATTTTACTCATGCCTGTGGCAGATGATTCTGACAGACAGCTCACGTCTGATAAACTTTCCTCTATTAGGGATGACATTCTTTCTGGAAAAACAACGCTTGGGGAGCAGGTAGAAATTTACGTAACTGATGAATACATGAAGTCTCGGAAGGGCAAAATGGGTTTAACAGATATCTCTTTGCTACCTGAAGATATCCATGGTCTACTGCTAAACATACCAATTGATAGCCTTTCCATGCCTGTGCATAGCTCAGAGCAATTTCATCTTATTATTGTGCATCGTAGAGTTTCCGGCGGAAAGGTCAATTTGACTGATCATTGGTCCGATGTTGAAAGTATGTCTCTTGAATTCAAAAAGCGTGACAGATATCAATCCTGGATTGACGATCAGCGTGACCGCATCTATATCCAGATTAAATAGCTAAAAAGATCCCTTTCAAAGTATTTTCCCTAAGGTCTGCTTTATGAGTGGATCTTTTTTTTATACAAAGATGTCCCTCAGATAAAAAGATGTTCATTTTCAATGTTTTGCGGTTCGTAAATGAATACTTAATTGAGGTTATACACATCATAATGTCCTTATTCCGAAATGTGAGATATTGTTTTTTATCCATTTAAGGGTGATAAGTAAAGTTATGACTACTATTAACAATATAGTTATCCACATTGTAGCTTTTATCCCTGTACCCTATGATGCTGTTTACAACCGCGCACTGTCTACCAACGAACAAACATCTCTTAACAGTTAGTGTAAACATATCAACAGTTTTTCTTATGTTATTATATACCCTTTAACCTTTGTTTTTATTGCACTTGATAGTGATTATATACTTACTTATTAACACTTCTTGGTTGCTATACTACCACTACTATATATATTAAATTAATATTACTATAGTATATAACCGACCTTTTGGTCGTTAAAAATATCTGGTTGTGAATATAAATAATGCACTTTTGTGCATATAGGATTTGCATTTAAAGACGCTCAAAGTGAAAATTACCTGTTTAATCTGTGATTCGAAACGCTTTTTATTTCCCAAATTATTGGGAAATAAAAAGATATTGAGATTATCTATAGTGTACATTTGTGCAACACTATAAAATTATATAATTGATTTTCTCATTATCCAAATAATTCGACTGAAGTATCTGGAAATATAAACACTATATTGCTCCCGATATTTTATTAAAAATAATCAAGCTCTCATATTTGTTTTTGTAAAAAAAGAGGGAAATTTTGAACCAGGAAACACGCCAGAAGATAATTAAGATTTTAACTGTAATAGTTACGATTTATCTGTTCCTCCTGACGATAAATCTTCTAGGTCATAGTTTTAAGCTTTTCGGTAAAGAATTTGCTGAGGCAATGTTACAAACGACTTCCAACCCCTTTACGGGACTCATCATTGGAATTGTCGCTACATCACTAATTCAGAGCTCTTCGACCACAACATCCATTGTAGTAGGTTTGGTTGCAGGTGGAGTTGTAAATTTGGAAAATGCTATCCCCATAATCATGGGGGCCAACATTGGAACAACTGTCACAAATACACTTGTATCTATAGGACACATCGGAAGAAAAGCGGAATTTAAAAGAGCTTTTGCTGCTGGAATCGTTCACGATTTTTTTAATATTTGTGCAGTTATAGTTTTATTTCCCCTGGAATTGAAATTTCATTTCATTCAAAAAGTGGCACTGTTTTTAGATGAGAAATTCGAAGGTGTTGGAGGAATGAAATTATTTAATCCTTTAAAGGCTATACTAAACCCAGTTATCAATTTCATAGATTCCATATTTACAAACGTTCCATATAATGATATTATACTCATGATAATTTCGATTATAGGTATGTTTGCTGCTTTAGGTTTACTAATAAAAACAATTAGATCCTTAGTGGTTGATAAAATTGAGGTAATTATAAATAAATATCTATTTAAAAATGACCTTATGGGTATGACCTGGGGAATGGGCATGACCTTCATCGTACAGAGCAGCTCTGTTACCACATCACTTATCGTACCTCTAGCAGGTGCTGGTATAGTCAGTTTGCGAAAAATATTTCCCTACACAATGGGAGCCAACATAGGTACAACGGGTACTGCGTTACTAGCAGCCCTAGCTACGGGGAACCCAGTAGCAGTAACAGCGTCATTTGCACATCTGGTTTTTAATGTTTTTGGAATTTTGATTTTCTACCCATTAAAATTTATTCCCATCACTTTAGCTGAAAAAGCAAGTGAGTATGTATCTTTATCTAAAAAGAATTTGATTATATTTTTGTCTCTCTACTCAATGATATATTTTATACCAATAATATTTATAGTGTTTTTCTAAAAAAATAGAGGTCAGTATATGTGGAATGAAATCAAAAACCTTTGGTCCAGCGATAACTTGCTCAATGAGGCTTGGGACTTAACCTACGAAGCAATAAACATTGATGCAGAAATGTTCAATGATGCTGTTGATGCGCTTTGGGGAGATAACCGTAGCACAGTTCAAAAACTCATATTTAAAAAGGACAAGCTAATAAATAAATATGAAAGAGATATCAGAAGAAAAGTTATAACTCATCTAACTGTACAGGGTAATGAGAGTCTGGCAGCAGGATTAGTTTTATCAACTGTAATTGTAGATGTCGAACGAATAGGCGATTATATAAAAAATATCGTTGATCTTACAGAAATGCACCCAGACGAAATTAAAGGTAAAAAAAGGAAAGAAATACTTCACGAAATCGAAGCAGCTATCAAAAGGATGTTTAAAGAGGCTCCTGAGTGTATTGAAACAGGGGATGAAAACAAAGCACTTCAAATATATTCGGAGACTCGAGAGATTGGCAGGACTTGTGATAAGCATATTGAAGAACTAATAGTAAGCAACGAAGAAGAACTGGACACCGCCAGTGTAGCAATTCTTGTTCTATATTTCAGATACCTCAAACGCATTAATGCGCACCTGCGT
Protein-coding sequences here:
- a CDS encoding Na/Pi symporter; the protein is MNQETRQKIIKILTVIVTIYLFLLTINLLGHSFKLFGKEFAEAMLQTTSNPFTGLIIGIVATSLIQSSSTTTSIVVGLVAGGVVNLENAIPIIMGANIGTTVTNTLVSIGHIGRKAEFKRAFAAGIVHDFFNICAVIVLFPLELKFHFIQKVALFLDEKFEGVGGMKLFNPLKAILNPVINFIDSIFTNVPYNDIILMIISIIGMFAALGLLIKTIRSLVVDKIEVIINKYLFKNDLMGMTWGMGMTFIVQSSSVTTSLIVPLAGAGIVSLRKIFPYTMGANIGTTGTALLAALATGNPVAVTASFAHLVFNVFGILIFYPLKFIPITLAEKASEYVSLSKKNLIIFLSLYSMIYFIPIIFIVFF